In Isosphaera pallida ATCC 43644, the sequence CCTACCTCTCCAAGGTGCTGCAGGAGCTGAGGCGGGGTGGAGTGATCCGTTCGCGCCGCGGCGTGGGTGGAGGGATCGTGCTGGCCATCGACCCCAAGGAGCTAACCCTGCTGAGGGTCGTTCAAGCTGTCGAGCCTCTTCAGCGTATCACCACCTGCCCGCTAGGTCTCAAGGCGCACGGTGCGCGGCTCTGTCCGCTTCACAAGCGTCTGGACGACGCGATGGCCAAGGTCGAAGCGGCCTTCGCTGGGGTGACGTTGGCTCAGGTTCTGGCCGAGCCGTCGCTGAGCGTGCCGCTTTGCGGTGGAATCGAAGACAACCCGGTGGCCCGCCACAACCGCGTCAAACTCAACTTCATAGAAAACGTCGCCTCGGGGAGTTGAACACTTTCCTCACCATGTCGCGCCACCACGACGAGGCGGAACGGTCTTGCACCGCGCCGTCCCGTCTTTTCGTCGCGCGCCACGTCATGAATGGGGATCACCTTCTCCAACCCCAATTAGGCGGACGGACCGTCGTGGGCGTGACGGCGGAGCGGCACAGGGGCGGCGAGGTGGAACGTCTCCTATCCAAGGGATGATTGACAAACCCGCGAGGACGGTTTTACGATCCCAGACTGGGGTTGATCGAAGAGCCATGCCATCGTGAGCCGCGCGGCCCGCTGAAGTTCGGTCACAGCCAAGACGGCTGGGGTCGAATTCGCCGGGACCGACCGAAATCGACGCGCGGCGCGACAGGAGAGTCGTCTACCGCGCACCCCAAGTCCGGGTTGCATGGTGGTTGGACTTCTCGGCTGGCTTCGAATCCCAGTGGGAATCGTCGTTGATTCGGGTGCGCGTCAAGGAAAGGGATTCTCCCATGAACACGTTTGCCGGCGGTTCGATTGAGAGCGTGCTGGTCGAGAAACGGGTCTTTCCGCCGCCGGTGGAGTTCGCTAAGTCGGCTCGAATCTCCAGCATGGAGGAGTACCGGACCCTCTGGAACCGCGCCAAGGATGATCCCCAGGGCTTTTGGAACGACATGGCCTCCCATCTGGTCTGGCGCAAGCCCTGGGACAAGGTGATGGAGTGGACCGAGCCTCATGTCAAATGGTATGTGGGTGGCCAACTCAACGCCTCGGAGAATTGCGTTGATCGCCACTGCGTCGGTCCCCGGCGTAACAAGGCAGCGCTGATTTGGGAGGGCGAGCCAGGCGACCGCCGGGTTCTCCGCTACCAAGACCTCAAACGCGAGGTGGGCCGGTTCGCCAACGTCCTTAAGGCGCAAGGTGTCACCAAAGGGGATGTGGTCGCCATTTACATGCCAATGGTTCCCGAACTGGTCATCGCCATGCTCGCCTGCGCTCGGATTGGCGCGCCTCACACGGTCGTCTTCGGTGGCTTCTCCGGCGAGGCGTTGGCGGGACGCATCCAGGATTGTTCGGCCAAGGTGCTGGTGACCGCCGATGGGGGGTTCCGTCGGGGCAACATCATCCACCTCAAGGAACAGGTGGACGAGGCGTTGGCTCACTGCCCCACCATCCGCAACGTCGTGGTCCTCAAGCGCACCGGCCATCAAATCCACATGGAACCCGGACGCGATCACTGGTGGCATGAGATGGCCTCAATCGCCTCGGCCGACTGCCCGCCCGAGCCACTCGACAGCGAACATCCCCTCTTCATTTTGTACACCTCCGGCTCGACCGGCACCCCCAAGGGGATCCTCCATACCACCGGCGGCTATTTGGTCGGGACGACCCTGACGGCCTCGTGGGTGTTCGACCTCAAGGAAGAAGACACGTATTTTTGCACCGCCGACTGCGGATGGATCACGGGCCACTCCTACTTGGTCTACGGGCCGCTCTCGAACGGAGCCACCGTGGTCATGTACGAAGGCGCGCCGGACTATCCCGACAAGGATCGATTCTGGCAAATCGTGCAGGACTACGGGGTGACGATCTTCTACACTGCTCCCACCGCGATCCGGGCATTCATGAAGTGGGGTGAGCAGTACGCCCGCAAGCACGACCTGTCGAGCCTGCGGTTGTTGGGCACCGTGGGCGAGCCGATTAACCCCGAAGCCTGGGTCTGGTACCGCGAGGTCATCGGCGGCGGCCGCTGCCCCGTGGTGGACACCTGGTGGCAGACCGAAACGGGGGCGATTATGATCGCGCCCCTGCCGGGAGCCACCCCGACCAAGCCGGGAACCGCGACCCTGCCGTTGCCCGGCGTGGTGCCCGAGGTCGTTACCAAGTCCGGCGAGCCCGTTGAACCCAATCAGGGGGGCTATCTGGTCATCAAACAACCCTGGCCCTCGATGATGCGCACCATCCACGGCGACGATGAACGCTACCGTCGCCAATACTGGTCCGAAATTCCCGGCGTCTATTTCACGGGGGACGGCGCGCGGCGGGACCACGACGGCAACTTTTGGATCATGGGACGAGTGGACGACGTGCTGAACGTCGCCGGACACCGGCTCTCGACGATGGAGATCGAAAGCGCCCTGGTTCATCACAAGGCGGTAGCCGAGGCGGCCGTGGTAGGGAAACCAGACGAACTCCGGGGCCAGGCAATCACCGCGTTCGTGACCCTCAAATCAGGCTACCAGCCCAGTGAGGACCTCCGCCAACAGCTTCGCCAGCACGTCGCCCACGAAATCGGGGCGCTCGCCCGCCCCGACGACCTGCGGTTCACCGACGCCCTGCCCAAGACCCGCAGCGGTAAGATCATGCGACGCCTGTTGCGCGACGTGGCCGCGGGAGTGGAATCGACCGGCGACACGTCCACCCTGGAGGACTTCAGCGTGCTGGCGCGGTTGCGTCACGAGGAGGAATGATCCTTATCACCCACCCGCGGCGATTGTCTCACCCCGTCCTTCAACGACGTTTGCGGCCGGAATATAACCCGGTCCCCGCCGCCGATCTCTCCAACCCTTCGCATTCGCTCTGGGGAGCATCCCGCCGTGACTTCGACCCTCGCCCCATCGTCTCGAATTACGGTCTCAAGAGGTTCCGTCCTAAGAACCTCAACCTTAGTGAGCCTTGCGTGCCTAGGGTGGGTCGCGGTCGGCGGGGACAACCCAGCCTGGGGCCAGGCCGGACGGGAACGTGATCGGATCGACGGGCGTTTCACTCTGGATGAACGATTTTTCAGCAATCGTCCAGGTTCGGGGACGGGGCCGATCCTAGACGACCTGCCTGCTCTCTCCAACGGCCTAAGCCAGGAGACCGACCGCCTGCTGGCCAACATCCGTTTTGACCTGGGCGGGTCAAGTCAAGGCCGCAACCTAGAGCGACGCGCTCGGGCCTTGCAGTCCGCCGCCCAGTCGTTCGACCGCGCGGTGAGGCTCAGCGGCCTGGAACTTTCCCAAAACGCCCAACGCAGCCGCCTACGCACCCTGTTCCAAGCCGTGGAACGCGCCCACTTCGCCTTCGAAGAAGAGTTTCAACAGGTGGGGGGATTCTCGGCAATCGAAACCCGCATCACCGCCCGCCGGGTTGCGCGGTTGGTGGGCGAGATCCGCGTTCTACTAGGATTTGATCTGGGATCCAACCCCATCCCGCCAGGTCTCGACTTCAACCAGGCGCTGCGGCGCATTCAGCTTGCCGACTCGTTCAATCAGGAGACGATTCGACGGATCGAGCAACGTTTCGGCCCCTTTTCCGACTATCGAGGGGTGATCCGCGACCTCGACGAGTTGGATTCGCGGTTGCGGCGGTTCGAATCCGCCCTGGGGTTGGTTGGGTTCGACCCTAACCGGCTGCGCCGCGACTATGCACCCCTGCCGCGGCTGGCCGAGTCGATCGCTGACCAACTTCGCCGCTTGCGTGCGCCTAGTGACATTGTTCAGACCCACGACCGTACCCGTCTAGAGATCATCCAAGCTGGTCGCTTGCTGGGTCTGGAGCAGGGCGGCCTTCCTGGCGGCGGTTTCCCTGGTTCTAATCCCACGCTCGTCAACCTGACCGATGCGGCGATCAATGATCTTCAGGTGTTTTTGAGCCAACTCAACGTGACGGTGGTTCCCGAAGGCTTCCAAATTCGCGTCGAGTCCGAGCGGTTGTTGGCCGACCTGACCACGTTTCGGAGGCTGTTGGACACCGCGGGGCCGGGAACCTCGTTCCGCCTGGAACGGGCCTTGGCCGAGGCGGAACGTTCGTTCGAGGTGGTCGATCGTCGGGTCGATCGGGTCTCGGGTGGCCGAATCGGACCCAACATCGCCCGCCTCAAACGGGTTGGTGCCACCCTTCGCCAACTCCGCGCGGAACTCTTGCGACGACGTTGAGGAACTCACGATGTAGATTGATCCAAATGGGCTGACTGCCTGTCATCCAGCCGGCCCCCCCATCGCTGAGGGATCAACGGCAATGCGACGAGAGGGGAGTCGGATTCCTCGGATCAATGAGCATTCAGCGAGAAGCGGCGCGTTGGCCGCGAATCCCTCAAACCGATCAACAAGGAGCGGTTGCCCATGCGACGAAGCCGGAAAGCGTGGCGTGGTTGGGGGTGGATGGTGTTGGTCCTCGTGGGTTGGGGAAGGTTTGGATGGGGGGCGGTTGACGAACCGCCCGACCCGCCGCCGGCACCTCCGCAGTCGCCGGAGTTCGTCGCTGACCTCAAGGCGGTGGGAGCCGGTTTGGAAGCGGTCTCGGGCTGGAACTTGGTGGTCGAGACGCGAGTGACCCAGTTCCATCGGCCCGTCGGAGCCGCCGACGCGGTTGAGGGGGCCAGCCTGATTCGCCGCTCGCGTTATGTGTTGCGGCGTCCTGGCCGTTTTCGCATCGAGTTGAGCGTGGCCGACGCTGCTAAGGTTCCCGAGTTGGGTGAGCAAGCGTTCCAACGGGAACTGCTGATGGTGGGCAATGGTCGAACGGTGACGATCGAACTAAATGGCCGCCTCGTCCAAACTTACCCCCAGGCTCCTCCCGGAGTCGGCCTAAGACTCAACCGAGCGGTGGCCGACCTCTTGGCTGGAACAGTGGTGGAGGCGTTGCTGACTGACGACCCCGCTGCCTCAATTCTGGAACGCGCTGGCTTGGCGGAACGAATCGACCCGCCGGCCGATCGGCCGCTCGACCCCGCGCGACCTCGAACCTACCGGTTTCGAGATCGCGGTTTGGAACTCACCGAGTTGACCCTGGCTCCCACCACGACCGATCAAGTTGGTCCGCGCTTGCGTCCCGTAGCGGTGCGAAGGGTAGAGGAACGCCTCCTGCCTAACGGCGAAGCAACGCGGGTCGTCTCGCACGCCCAACTCGCTTGGGAGTTCAACCCCTCCCCGCCCACGACTCCCGACGCGATCCAGGCTGAGTCGGAGCAATTTACGTATCAACCGGCCCCCGAAGCGATCGCGGTGACCGATCTCGACGAGGCGTTGGCCGCCCTGACGGCCGAGGAGGCCGACCCCACTCCGCTTCTGATCGAGCGGATTGACGATGGCCCGCCTGTGGTGGTGCATCCCCCAGCAGGTCTGCCCAAACGAGTGGTCATCTTCTGGGCCACCTGGTCGCAAGAGTCGATCGATGCCCTCCACGCTCTGGAACCGCTGATCGATCCCCTCACGCGACGAGGATTGGACTTGGTGGCAGTCGCCGTCGGCGAGGAGAAGCCGGAGGTGGAAGAGTTTCTGAAGACCCACCCCCTGCCCGCCGGGTTGACCTTGGCGATCGACCCCCGCGACCATGTGGTGGATCGTCTGGGTCTCAACGCGCTGCCGGCTGCTATGTTGCTCGACCGCCGCGGCCGCATTGTCCAACGCCTAACTCCGAGCGAGGGGCGATCCCTATGCGACCTGATTGCCGAGGCGTTGGGGCTGACAAGGACTCCTCTTCAACACGATCCTCGCTCAAGGCGATAGCCGTTCTTCCTTATCTCGATCTCGATGAATGATGATGAGTTCAATCGAGCGCGGCCACCCTTTCGATGCGGCCCGCGCGATTCATTCGACCCAGCAACCGCGCGCTCGCCACAGGCGTTCCGAGGGCGGCGTGAAGGTCGGACCCGGTGGGATGAAGGTCGAAGTCGAGCAGCCAGACGGACTCGCCCCAGCG encodes:
- a CDS encoding RrF2 family transcriptional regulator; the encoded protein is MFTQRVEYALRATAYLASLDGYNSTTEEVAEATKVPRAYLSKVLQELRRGGVIRSRRGVGGGIVLAIDPKELTLLRVVQAVEPLQRITTCPLGLKAHGARLCPLHKRLDDAMAKVEAAFAGVTLAQVLAEPSLSVPLCGGIEDNPVARHNRVKLNFIENVASGS
- the acs gene encoding acetate--CoA ligase, producing MNTFAGGSIESVLVEKRVFPPPVEFAKSARISSMEEYRTLWNRAKDDPQGFWNDMASHLVWRKPWDKVMEWTEPHVKWYVGGQLNASENCVDRHCVGPRRNKAALIWEGEPGDRRVLRYQDLKREVGRFANVLKAQGVTKGDVVAIYMPMVPELVIAMLACARIGAPHTVVFGGFSGEALAGRIQDCSAKVLVTADGGFRRGNIIHLKEQVDEALAHCPTIRNVVVLKRTGHQIHMEPGRDHWWHEMASIASADCPPEPLDSEHPLFILYTSGSTGTPKGILHTTGGYLVGTTLTASWVFDLKEEDTYFCTADCGWITGHSYLVYGPLSNGATVVMYEGAPDYPDKDRFWQIVQDYGVTIFYTAPTAIRAFMKWGEQYARKHDLSSLRLLGTVGEPINPEAWVWYREVIGGGRCPVVDTWWQTETGAIMIAPLPGATPTKPGTATLPLPGVVPEVVTKSGEPVEPNQGGYLVIKQPWPSMMRTIHGDDERYRRQYWSEIPGVYFTGDGARRDHDGNFWIMGRVDDVLNVAGHRLSTMEIESALVHHKAVAEAAVVGKPDELRGQAITAFVTLKSGYQPSEDLRQQLRQHVAHEIGALARPDDLRFTDALPKTRSGKIMRRLLRDVAAGVESTGDTSTLEDFSVLARLRHEEE
- a CDS encoding TlpA disulfide reductase family protein; the encoded protein is MRRSRKAWRGWGWMVLVLVGWGRFGWGAVDEPPDPPPAPPQSPEFVADLKAVGAGLEAVSGWNLVVETRVTQFHRPVGAADAVEGASLIRRSRYVLRRPGRFRIELSVADAAKVPELGEQAFQRELLMVGNGRTVTIELNGRLVQTYPQAPPGVGLRLNRAVADLLAGTVVEALLTDDPAASILERAGLAERIDPPADRPLDPARPRTYRFRDRGLELTELTLAPTTTDQVGPRLRPVAVRRVEERLLPNGEATRVVSHAQLAWEFNPSPPTTPDAIQAESEQFTYQPAPEAIAVTDLDEALAALTAEEADPTPLLIERIDDGPPVVVHPPAGLPKRVVIFWATWSQESIDALHALEPLIDPLTRRGLDLVAVAVGEEKPEVEEFLKTHPLPAGLTLAIDPRDHVVDRLGLNALPAAMLLDRRGRIVQRLTPSEGRSLCDLIAEALGLTRTPLQHDPRSRR